Proteins found in one Arachis stenosperma cultivar V10309 chromosome 8, arast.V10309.gnm1.PFL2, whole genome shotgun sequence genomic segment:
- the LOC130946896 gene encoding uncharacterized protein LOC130946896 isoform X1, with product MAKSTNISIALIFSLLVVTVFTAESRAAPTAVAGPVCSSFHGVEIGETCDTIASRFEMSTADFLQLNPNINCSTMFVGQWVCVAGHTL from the exons atggCTAAATCTACAAACATCAGCATTGCTCTGATTTTCTCACTTCTTGTCGTTACAGTTTTCACTGCTGAAAGTCGAGCAGCACCCACTG CAGTTGCAGGTCCGGTGTGCAGCAGCTTTCATGGAGTGGAAATAGGGGAGACGTGCGACACCATCGCTTCAAGATTTGAAATGAGCACAGCTGATTTCCTTCAACTCAATCCCAACATCAACTGTAGCACTATGTTTGTGGGTCAATGGGTGTGCGTGGCTGGTCACACGCTTTGA
- the LOC130946896 gene encoding uncharacterized protein LOC130946896 isoform X2, which yields MAKSTNISIALIFSLLVVTVFTAESRAAPTVAGPVCSSFHGVEIGETCDTIASRFEMSTADFLQLNPNINCSTMFVGQWVCVAGHTL from the exons atggCTAAATCTACAAACATCAGCATTGCTCTGATTTTCTCACTTCTTGTCGTTACAGTTTTCACTGCTGAAAGTCGAGCAGCACCCACTG TTGCAGGTCCGGTGTGCAGCAGCTTTCATGGAGTGGAAATAGGGGAGACGTGCGACACCATCGCTTCAAGATTTGAAATGAGCACAGCTGATTTCCTTCAACTCAATCCCAACATCAACTGTAGCACTATGTTTGTGGGTCAATGGGTGTGCGTGGCTGGTCACACGCTTTGA